In Deinococcus gobiensis I-0, one genomic interval encodes:
- a CDS encoding response regulator, translated as MAKILVVDDSPADLRFLTEALAPTGHSVVSSTDATDVERLVETERPDLALLDVVMPERNGYETLRALRRVPAAAGMKVIFVSSKGAESDVKWGLRQGAVDYLIKPYTPEQLTALLGRHL; from the coding sequence ATGGCCAAGATTCTGGTAGTTGACGATTCTCCCGCAGACCTGCGCTTCCTCACCGAGGCGCTGGCCCCCACCGGCCACAGCGTCGTGAGCAGCACCGACGCGACCGACGTGGAGCGTCTCGTCGAAACCGAACGTCCCGACCTCGCCCTGCTCGACGTGGTGATGCCCGAGCGCAACGGCTACGAAACCCTGCGCGCGCTGCGCCGGGTTCCCGCCGCCGCCGGCATGAAGGTCATCTTCGTGAGCAGCAAGGGTGCCGAGAGCGACGTGAAGTGGGGCCTGCGCCAGGGCGCAGTGGATTACCTCATCAAGCCCTATACCCCTGAACAGCTCACGGCGCTGCTGGGCCGTCACCTCTAA
- a CDS encoding methyl-accepting chemotaxis protein, with product MQVQYQTARLAGSPESGTPVQPAPVQALRWTGGLALGPKLGLAALLLGLPALGLGAALLGERTQDLSAAGGAQVAAARQRGLDTLNGALYRYVSASGTEARTAAAANVTAALATLEGAPQAQLEALQDAWKALQAQPGTARFVQTQQAAGRLGDVSWNGAPSVPGQEAATLARLSGETLPALIAAVRQLSLALDSAGTNSAQVRGALAVAGDHLNRLGPQLGTLLAVAPELAGPVAEDPATLVGDTRQALTAAAGRGQAAGLGGTLTRLDDVQDALTGALNRTLAAQVGERRSGLVWPLLLGVLSLLAGAALLILLTRGITGPLEQLSRASHALGEGDYSVRVPVTGRDELGQLAGSFNAAAEQLAAQAGRTEEERGAAQQLRGDLGELRGAAQAMSAGDLTRSAPERGELAEVGGAVNRLNAALAQTLRAARQHAADLEGAGRLSLETGVTVGNVSDRTAAQAGSLAAGLQTLSAQLTALAAQAQAGAEPLGQAGASAQAGQQAMQAALGEFGTLQGSAQETGARLQTLRAHAEEIQAALDTVGRVAGQTNLLSLHAAIEAAGAGESGRRFAVVADEVRGLADESAAVTAHITALVGAVQAELGALHEELHVQRAALTQGQQQAEWASDGLRELARLAALASARLAEVQGSARSGLGHLGTLSGEAQTLTQAAQAQSGALARSQEAAQTVQAGAKALGEHLGRYRLPS from the coding sequence ATGCAAGTTCAGTATCAGACCGCCCGGCTGGCCGGCTCCCCGGAGTCCGGTACCCCGGTTCAGCCCGCGCCGGTGCAGGCCCTGCGCTGGACCGGGGGCCTGGCCCTGGGTCCCAAACTCGGCCTGGCCGCCCTGCTGCTGGGCCTGCCCGCCCTGGGCCTGGGGGCCGCCCTGCTGGGCGAGCGCACCCAGGACCTGAGCGCTGCGGGCGGCGCTCAGGTCGCCGCCGCCCGGCAGCGCGGTCTGGACACCCTGAACGGAGCGCTCTACCGCTACGTGTCGGCGTCCGGGACGGAGGCGCGTACGGCCGCCGCCGCGAACGTGACGGCGGCCCTCGCCACGCTCGAGGGTGCGCCCCAGGCCCAGCTCGAAGCCCTTCAGGACGCCTGGAAGGCCCTGCAGGCCCAGCCCGGCACAGCCCGCTTCGTGCAGACGCAGCAGGCCGCCGGGCGACTGGGCGACGTGAGCTGGAACGGCGCGCCCAGCGTGCCGGGCCAGGAAGCCGCCACGCTCGCCCGTCTGTCGGGCGAGACGCTGCCGGCCCTGATCGCCGCCGTGCGCCAGCTCTCGCTGGCCCTGGACTCGGCCGGCACGAACAGTGCCCAGGTGCGCGGCGCGCTGGCTGTGGCAGGCGACCACCTGAACCGTCTGGGGCCGCAGCTCGGCACGCTGCTGGCCGTGGCCCCCGAGCTGGCCGGCCCCGTCGCGGAGGACCCCGCCACACTGGTGGGCGACACCCGGCAGGCCCTGACGGCGGCGGCCGGCCGCGGACAGGCGGCGGGCCTGGGCGGTACCCTGACCCGTCTGGACGACGTGCAGGACGCCCTGACCGGGGCCCTGAACCGGACCCTGGCCGCGCAGGTCGGCGAGCGGCGCAGCGGTCTGGTGTGGCCGCTGCTGCTGGGCGTACTGAGCCTGCTGGCCGGCGCGGCGCTGCTGATCCTGCTCACGCGGGGCATCACCGGGCCGCTGGAACAGCTGTCGCGCGCCAGCCACGCGCTGGGCGAGGGCGACTACAGCGTGCGGGTGCCGGTGACCGGCCGCGACGAACTGGGGCAGCTCGCGGGCAGCTTCAACGCGGCGGCCGAGCAGCTCGCGGCGCAGGCCGGGCGTACCGAGGAAGAACGCGGCGCGGCGCAGCAGCTTCGCGGCGATCTGGGTGAGCTTCGCGGCGCGGCGCAGGCCATGTCGGCCGGCGACCTGACCCGCTCCGCCCCCGAGCGCGGCGAACTGGCCGAGGTGGGCGGGGCGGTCAACCGCCTGAACGCGGCCCTGGCCCAGACCCTGCGCGCCGCGCGGCAGCACGCCGCCGACCTAGAAGGGGCCGGACGCCTCTCGCTGGAAACCGGCGTGACCGTCGGCAACGTTTCGGACCGGACGGCCGCGCAGGCCGGCAGCCTGGCCGCCGGCCTCCAGACCCTCTCGGCGCAGCTCACGGCGCTCGCGGCCCAGGCGCAGGCCGGAGCCGAGCCGCTGGGACAGGCGGGCGCGAGCGCGCAGGCCGGGCAGCAGGCCATGCAGGCGGCGCTGGGCGAGTTCGGCACCCTGCAGGGCAGCGCGCAGGAGACCGGCGCGCGCCTCCAGACCCTGCGGGCGCACGCCGAGGAAATTCAGGCAGCGCTGGACACGGTGGGCCGCGTGGCCGGCCAGACCAACCTGCTCTCGCTGCACGCGGCCATCGAGGCGGCGGGGGCCGGAGAGAGCGGCCGGCGCTTCGCGGTCGTGGCCGACGAAGTGCGCGGGCTGGCCGACGAGTCGGCGGCCGTCACGGCGCACATCACGGCGCTGGTCGGGGCCGTACAGGCCGAACTGGGCGCCCTGCACGAAGAACTGCATGTCCAGCGCGCGGCGCTGACGCAGGGCCAGCAGCAGGCCGAGTGGGCCAGCGACGGCCTGCGTGAACTCGCCCGCCTCGCGGCGCTGGCCTCGGCCCGCCTCGCGGAGGTGCAGGGCAGTGCCCGGAGCGGCCTGGGGCACCTGGGCACCCTGAGCGGCGAGGCCCAGACCCTCACGCAGGCGGCCCAGGCCCAGTCGGGCGCGCTGGCACGCAGCCAGGAAGCCGCCCAGACGGTGCAGGCCGGAGCCAAGGCCCTCGGGGAACACCTGGGCCGCTACCGCCTGCCCAGCTGA
- a CDS encoding methyl-accepting chemotaxis protein, translated as MAGLLYLIARSITGPLGTLTSASRRLAAGDLQVNVPVTTRDEVGLLTTSFNTAAAQLRENAVRVEQERLEAQKLQNNIGEFLDVTMDIAGGDLTRRGQVTEDVLGNVVDSINLMTDELAHVLQEVQQASQSVTGGSQAMLGTTAQIERGTQATVEEARRVSDQAAEVTQAIRLMAQNAQSSAQTAQQALLASQQGQEAVEGTLSGMQNIRREVQGVAKRIKGLGDRSLEIQDIVDTITQITRQTHLLALNASIEAAGAGEAGGRFSIVADEVRKLADTSAQATGRIATLIKNVQAEIQDVITSVEDGTREVEQGYRVAGSAGERLRELGVLATQAAQFAELIADSTQSQVRAVEQMSGAVGQIASIAQESQGSVTRGRTAAEQLEQLSQELGASLARFRLPA; from the coding sequence GTGGCCGGACTGCTGTACCTCATCGCCCGCTCGATCACCGGTCCGCTGGGCACGCTGACGAGCGCCTCGCGCCGCCTGGCCGCCGGGGACCTGCAGGTCAACGTGCCGGTCACCACCCGCGACGAGGTGGGCCTGCTGACGACCTCCTTCAACACCGCCGCCGCGCAGCTGCGCGAAAACGCCGTGCGCGTCGAGCAGGAACGTCTCGAAGCCCAGAAGCTCCAGAACAACATCGGTGAATTCCTCGACGTGACCATGGACATCGCCGGCGGCGACCTGACCCGGCGCGGCCAGGTGACCGAGGACGTGCTGGGCAACGTCGTGGACTCCATTAACCTGATGACCGACGAGCTGGCGCACGTGCTTCAGGAAGTGCAGCAGGCCTCGCAGTCGGTCACGGGCGGCTCGCAGGCGATGCTGGGCACGACCGCCCAGATCGAGCGCGGCACCCAGGCGACGGTGGAAGAAGCCCGCCGCGTGTCCGATCAGGCCGCCGAGGTCACGCAGGCCATCCGCCTGATGGCGCAGAACGCCCAGTCCTCGGCCCAGACGGCGCAGCAGGCGCTTCTGGCCTCGCAGCAGGGGCAGGAAGCGGTGGAAGGCACCCTGAGCGGCATGCAGAACATCCGCCGCGAGGTGCAGGGCGTCGCCAAGCGCATCAAGGGCCTGGGCGACCGCTCGCTGGAAATTCAGGACATTGTGGATACGATCACCCAGATCACCCGGCAGACCCACCTGCTGGCGCTCAACGCCTCCATCGAGGCGGCGGGCGCGGGCGAGGCGGGCGGGCGCTTCAGCATCGTCGCAGACGAAGTGCGTAAGCTGGCCGACACCTCGGCGCAGGCCACCGGCCGCATCGCCACGCTCATCAAGAACGTGCAGGCCGAGATTCAGGACGTGATCACCAGCGTGGAGGACGGCACCCGCGAGGTGGAGCAGGGCTACCGCGTGGCCGGCAGCGCCGGTGAACGTCTGCGCGAACTGGGCGTGCTGGCGACGCAGGCCGCGCAGTTCGCCGAACTCATCGCCGACTCGACCCAGAGCCAGGTGCGCGCCGTTGAGCAGATGAGCGGCGCGGTGGGGCAGATCGCCAGCATCGCCCAGGAATCGCAGGGGTCGGTGACGCGCGGACGCACGGCCGCCGAACAGCTCGAACAGCTTTCTCAGGAACTGGGCGCGAGCCTCGCGCGCTTCCGGCTGCCCGCATGA
- a CDS encoding serine/threonine-protein kinase, translated as MEWSRPRRLELVHLLGEGWAGSVYAAADLDDPRQVAVRLVGVPPGPLAGTLALGAAQRHPHILPVTLPEERQDHVLSVMPLAGAGSLRRLLLPGEPLAAPLLADLLRQVAEALVFAHAQGTVHGNLKPENVLLEARGEDLWVWLSDFGLNGLRPPDPLSPYQSAEQRAGGAATEHDDLYALGALLVEGLSGAPLPLTPGPEDLLGLGDPWRKLAARCLGLSVPFPDVAGFLGQLRALHLAAGVQGSAALSLSADLSAAGDPAGEPGDGVLALRPGDPLTLTLTLRGSPDLDGQTVVLEVEGLPPGWATLPPPLTLRAGTEALVPLRLGAPRSPDTAPRRLDVTVLALGTSGAATGPGRQVLARLPLALRVMPFVDTVLELRPAQSLVRRSATVALSLRNRGNHAQQYNLDVTVPPGAVVGHGAVRRQFELGPGGEYHDTLQLRLPAALLSGRVLHVLGVVHQLSRPADAAPGGPAPWPPLHSSVQASARLDQRPLLPWWAAGVLGGAALAAAAWTARPPDIGEFALVGGPPARGEAFTLRWRTSGAGAVRIEELPGRALGGSGQTQLPGLQSARTYTLVASGLLTRQTRQLTVSPQVPTPRVTALSVTPAQAALGQAVTVRWATRDAQAVSLTPFGTVPATGSRQYTLRRDTRFELVARGGGDLAGQQDRSVQVATLRPPQIARFVITPATAAPGQAVTVSWQVGGASRVRLSPLGDLPASGNRTFVPRASTNYTLKASNGQTEVMAAAAVTVAARPARILTFTVSPAAPVIGQPLTVRWQTEGASRAELRWSDQRQTLPPSGDLSLIATAQMGRLSLVVQGGSGMPVLQTRALTLRAPQSASASPETASPSRTGQTPAAPPAVQAPSAPLPPTSAPAAAPVTPSPAPSTPAPSPARTQITAFTASAARATVGQAVTLRWQGRGGGQVRLVGPDGRSLGTFAASGQTRVRLGRTGTQTYILSPVTGDGRSARLSVTGVAVPAPTRPATPAATAPAIEKFVAFPARLRPGQFATLVWEVRGVNKVFITGLRGPNSDGSFPASGQTSTPRARSADQNFVLSAGGRRAALHIPLQAAATPADQLYGGVAGTWRHSFGGLALRVEGTRVTGVLTSLRPDLPGGTLSGALSGSAGRPVLNASVRADGAEETLTVQFDLAAQTFSGVYGGRGTPVRWTGSRSGQGTP; from the coding sequence ATGGAGTGGTCCCGGCCCCGGCGGCTCGAACTCGTTCACCTGCTGGGTGAGGGGTGGGCCGGAAGCGTGTATGCCGCCGCCGATCTGGACGACCCCAGGCAGGTGGCCGTGCGGCTCGTCGGGGTGCCGCCCGGCCCGCTGGCCGGCACACTGGCCCTGGGCGCGGCGCAGCGCCACCCCCACATCCTGCCCGTCACGCTGCCCGAGGAGCGTCAGGATCATGTCCTGTCGGTGATGCCGCTGGCCGGGGCGGGGTCGCTGCGCCGCCTGCTGCTCCCGGGCGAGCCGCTGGCGGCGCCGCTGCTCGCCGACCTGTTGCGTCAGGTGGCCGAGGCGCTGGTGTTCGCGCACGCGCAGGGGACGGTCCACGGCAACCTCAAACCCGAGAACGTGCTGCTGGAGGCGCGGGGCGAGGACCTGTGGGTGTGGCTTTCGGACTTCGGCCTCAACGGTCTGCGGCCACCCGATCCCCTGAGCCCCTACCAGAGCGCCGAGCAGCGGGCGGGCGGCGCGGCGACCGAACACGACGATCTCTATGCCCTGGGCGCGCTGCTGGTCGAGGGCCTGAGCGGCGCGCCCCTGCCCCTGACCCCCGGCCCCGAGGACCTGCTGGGGCTGGGCGACCCCTGGCGCAAGCTCGCCGCGCGCTGTCTGGGCCTGTCGGTGCCCTTTCCCGACGTGGCGGGATTTCTGGGGCAGCTGCGCGCCCTGCACCTCGCCGCCGGGGTCCAGGGCAGCGCGGCCCTGAGCCTGAGCGCCGACCTCTCCGCCGCCGGCGACCCTGCCGGAGAACCCGGAGACGGCGTGCTGGCCCTGCGTCCAGGCGACCCCCTGACGCTGACCCTGACCCTGCGCGGCTCGCCCGATCTGGACGGCCAAACGGTCGTGCTGGAGGTCGAGGGCCTGCCTCCCGGCTGGGCCACGCTGCCCCCACCCCTGACCCTGAGGGCCGGCACCGAGGCGCTCGTGCCCCTGCGGCTCGGTGCTCCGCGCTCGCCCGACACGGCGCCGCGCCGCCTCGACGTGACGGTGCTGGCCCTGGGCACGTCCGGCGCAGCGACCGGCCCAGGCCGTCAGGTGCTGGCGCGCCTGCCGCTGGCCCTGCGGGTCATGCCCTTCGTGGACACGGTGCTGGAGCTGCGCCCCGCCCAGTCCCTGGTGCGCCGCAGCGCCACGGTGGCCCTGAGCCTGCGCAACCGGGGCAACCACGCGCAGCAGTACAACCTCGACGTGACGGTGCCGCCCGGGGCGGTGGTCGGCCACGGCGCGGTCCGGCGGCAGTTCGAACTCGGGCCGGGGGGGGAGTACCACGACACGCTGCAACTGCGCCTGCCCGCCGCGCTGCTGTCCGGGCGCGTCCTGCACGTGCTGGGGGTGGTCCACCAGCTCAGCCGGCCCGCCGACGCGGCGCCCGGCGGCCCGGCCCCCTGGCCCCCGCTGCATTCCTCGGTGCAGGCCTCGGCGCGGCTGGACCAGCGGCCCCTGCTGCCCTGGTGGGCGGCGGGGGTCCTGGGGGGCGCGGCGCTGGCCGCCGCCGCCTGGACCGCCCGCCCGCCCGACATCGGCGAGTTCGCGCTCGTCGGCGGCCCCCCGGCGCGCGGCGAGGCCTTCACCCTCCGCTGGCGCACGTCGGGCGCGGGGGCGGTGCGTATCGAGGAGTTGCCCGGCCGCGCGCTGGGCGGCAGCGGCCAGACGCAGCTTCCCGGGCTCCAGTCGGCCCGGACCTACACCCTGGTCGCCAGTGGCCTGCTCACGCGGCAGACCCGGCAACTCACGGTCAGCCCGCAGGTGCCCACTCCGCGCGTCACGGCCCTGAGCGTCACGCCCGCCCAGGCCGCGCTCGGGCAGGCCGTCACCGTGCGCTGGGCCACCCGGGACGCGCAGGCCGTCAGCCTCACGCCCTTCGGGACGGTTCCCGCGACAGGCAGCCGGCAGTACACGCTGCGGCGCGACACCCGCTTCGAACTCGTCGCGCGTGGGGGCGGCGACCTCGCCGGGCAGCAGGACCGCAGCGTGCAGGTGGCGACCCTGCGTCCACCGCAGATCGCGCGCTTCGTCATCACGCCGGCCACCGCCGCGCCGGGGCAGGCCGTCACCGTGAGCTGGCAGGTCGGCGGCGCGTCCCGGGTGCGCCTGTCTCCGCTGGGCGATCTCCCCGCGTCGGGCAACCGGACGTTCGTGCCGCGCGCGAGCACCAACTACACCCTCAAGGCCAGCAACGGCCAGACCGAAGTGATGGCGGCGGCGGCCGTGACCGTCGCGGCCCGCCCGGCGCGCATCCTGACCTTCACGGTCAGCCCGGCCGCGCCGGTCATCGGCCAGCCCCTGACCGTGCGCTGGCAGACCGAGGGGGCCAGCCGCGCCGAGCTGCGCTGGAGTGACCAGCGCCAGACTCTGCCTCCCAGCGGCGACCTGAGCCTGATCGCCACGGCGCAGATGGGTCGGCTCTCCCTGGTCGTGCAGGGCGGGTCGGGCATGCCGGTCCTGCAGACCCGTGCCCTGACCCTGCGTGCGCCTCAGTCGGCCTCCGCCAGCCCGGAGACGGCGAGTCCGTCCCGGACAGGCCAGACGCCCGCAGCGCCGCCGGCCGTCCAGGCGCCTTCTGCCCCGTTGCCGCCCACCTCGGCTCCGGCTGCCGCCCCGGTCACGCCGTCACCGGCCCCCTCCACGCCTGCTCCATCACCGGCCCGCACCCAGATCACCGCCTTCACGGCCAGTGCGGCGCGGGCGACCGTCGGCCAGGCCGTGACGCTGCGCTGGCAGGGCCGGGGTGGGGGACAGGTCAGGCTGGTCGGTCCCGACGGCCGCTCCCTGGGCACCTTCGCCGCCAGCGGCCAGACCCGCGTGCGCCTGGGCCGTACAGGCACGCAGACCTACATCCTGAGTCCGGTGACCGGCGATGGACGGTCGGCGCGCCTGAGCGTGACGGGGGTGGCCGTCCCTGCCCCCACCCGTCCGGCGACTCCAGCGGCCACGGCGCCCGCCATCGAGAAGTTCGTGGCGTTTCCGGCCCGCCTGCGGCCGGGGCAGTTCGCCACACTGGTGTGGGAGGTGCGCGGCGTGAACAAGGTGTTCATCACGGGGCTGCGCGGCCCCAACAGCGACGGGTCTTTCCCGGCCTCTGGGCAGACCAGCACGCCGCGTGCCCGCAGCGCCGACCAGAACTTCGTGCTGAGCGCGGGGGGGCGGCGCGCGGCCCTACACATTCCCCTTCAGGCCGCGGCCACACCGGCAGATCAGCTCTACGGCGGCGTCGCAGGGACCTGGCGACACAGTTTCGGCGGGCTGGCCCTGCGGGTCGAGGGAACGCGCGTCACCGGTGTCCTGACCTCGCTGCGCCCGGACCTGCCCGGCGGGACCCTCAGCGGCGCCCTCAGCGGCAGCGCCGGCCGGCCGGTCCTCAACGCCTCCGTGCGCGCCGACGGGGCCGAGGAGACCCTGACCGTGCAGTTCGACCTCGCGGCCCAGACCTTCTCGGGCGTGTATGGGGGGCGCGGCACGCCGGTCCGCTGGACAGGTTCGCGGTCCGGGCAAGGCACGCCGTAG
- a CDS encoding chemotaxis protein CheW codes for MADFAAVQPRPLLLFRCGGRLLALPANLSRQVVPMGTLSPLPGSAGTLLGLAPAAGRAVPVVDLASVLGMDLGGAPSPDDLDGAASTLALITEQSGEFLALPASEVLGVLSSEQPEPTGDAPLGQPVRFGGYGEGQMLHLAALQQLVAQRLVPA; via the coding sequence ATGGCCGACTTCGCCGCCGTCCAGCCCCGGCCGCTGCTGCTGTTCCGCTGCGGCGGGCGGCTGCTGGCCCTCCCCGCGAATCTCTCGCGTCAGGTCGTGCCGATGGGTACCCTGAGCCCCCTGCCCGGCAGCGCCGGCACCCTGCTGGGCCTGGCCCCGGCTGCGGGCCGCGCGGTGCCGGTCGTGGACCTCGCGAGTGTCCTGGGCATGGACCTGGGCGGCGCGCCCTCGCCGGACGACCTGGACGGCGCGGCTTCCACCCTGGCCCTGATCACCGAGCAGAGCGGCGAATTCCTGGCCCTGCCCGCCAGCGAGGTGTTGGGCGTGCTGAGCAGCGAGCAGCCCGAGCCGACTGGTGACGCGCCGCTGGGCCAGCCGGTCCGGTTCGGAGGCTACGGCGAAGGCCAGATGCTGCATCTCGCGGCCCTGCAACAGCTCGTCGCGCAGCGCCTCGTTCCGGCCTGA
- a CDS encoding NAD-dependent epimerase/dehydratase family protein produces MTRLLITGGLGFIGSHVAEQALERGIEVAVFDNLSSGRRENVPGAVRVYEADLRDEAAVSAAVADFAPDWISHHAAQASVPGSLRDPGHDASVNVLGTLNLLEAARRGGVRRVVFASTGGAIYGEVPDHEVGQVGGPLRPFTPYAVSKLAGEQYLEVYRHHFGLESVTLRYSNVYGERQSIHGEAGVVAAFCEALLRGGPLRVNGRHEAGDRGCVRDYVYVGDVARANLLALEGRLDPAQPVLDVGTGVGTDSRALAETLLRASGSRAAVESGPPRAGDVGRSVLSAEALRTLLGDLTPLETGLARTLAWYRQEAVPG; encoded by the coding sequence ATGACGCGGCTACTGATCACGGGTGGACTGGGATTTATCGGCAGTCATGTCGCCGAGCAGGCGCTGGAACGGGGGATCGAGGTCGCCGTGTTCGACAACCTGTCGAGCGGGCGACGCGAAAACGTGCCGGGCGCGGTACGTGTCTACGAGGCCGACCTGCGTGACGAGGCCGCCGTTTCTGCGGCCGTCGCCGACTTCGCGCCCGACTGGATCAGTCACCACGCCGCGCAGGCGAGCGTGCCGGGCAGCCTGCGCGACCCCGGCCACGACGCCTCGGTCAACGTGCTGGGCACCCTGAACCTGCTGGAGGCGGCGCGGCGCGGCGGGGTCCGGCGCGTGGTCTTCGCCTCGACCGGGGGGGCCATCTACGGCGAGGTGCCGGACCACGAGGTGGGGCAGGTGGGCGGCCCGCTGCGGCCCTTCACTCCCTACGCCGTGAGCAAACTCGCCGGAGAGCAGTACCTAGAGGTCTACCGCCACCACTTCGGCCTGGAGTCGGTGACGCTGCGTTACAGCAACGTCTATGGCGAGCGCCAGAGTATCCACGGCGAGGCGGGCGTGGTGGCGGCGTTCTGCGAGGCGCTGCTGCGCGGGGGGCCGCTGCGGGTCAACGGCCGCCACGAGGCCGGGGACCGGGGCTGCGTGCGCGATTACGTGTACGTGGGCGACGTGGCACGGGCCAACCTGCTCGCGCTGGAGGGGCGGCTGGACCCGGCGCAGCCGGTGCTCGACGTGGGAACGGGGGTCGGCACCGATTCACGTGCCCTGGCCGAGACGCTGCTGCGGGCGTCCGGCTCGCGGGCCGCCGTCGAGAGCGGGCCGCCGCGCGCCGGCGATGTGGGCCGCTCGGTCCTGAGCGCGGAGGCGTTGCGGACCCTGCTGGGCGACCTCACGCCGCTGGAGACGGGGCTGGCCCGCACGCTGGCGTGGTACCGGCAGGAGGCCGTGCCGGGCTGA